One genomic window of Dermacentor andersoni chromosome 8, qqDerAnde1_hic_scaffold, whole genome shotgun sequence includes the following:
- the LOC129381865 gene encoding uncharacterized protein, which produces MAPRDIGPHINHRQQEIIINFMERNPRLVKSSGDLDPKFTAQRKKEMWEELANLLNDAGPPTKPVVHWRCWWNRFVSRARADAGNLSAEMKSTGGGLLGGAKGRVLALLGPASTVPARPAPFVSSHCESDSQQPHTSAVTEVSQPGDTSVSAASAPQQQPPSASTGITGRRCTASRPPRATSRGRLLQQAVGDTAKRVTLAAARNELAEKLLEESRKQTAELQALNDQVGRLADAVERQADALERQLRPISELATVMASFIANYTPQA; this is translated from the exons ATGGCACCACGGGACATTGGCCCTCACATAAACCATCGGCAACAGGAAATTATAATCAACTTTATGGAACGAAATCCCCGCTTAGTTAAATCATCAGGAGATCTGGACCCAAAATTCACAgctcaaagaaaaaaggaaatgtgggAGGAGCTCGCCAATTTGCTAAACGATGCCGGCCCTCCCACAAAGCCCGTGGTGCACTGGCGTTGCTGGTGGAATAGATTTGTAAGTCGGGCCAGGGCGGACGCAGGAAACCTCTCCGCCGAGATGAA GTCTACCGGCGGTGGACTTCTTGGGGGCGCCAAGGGCCGAGTGCTCGCCCTACTCGGCCCTGCAAGCACCGTACCGGCGCGGCCTGCGCCCTTCGTGAGCAGCCACTGCGAA AGCGACTCCCAGCAACCACACACCTCAGCTGTGACTGAGGTGTCACAGCCAGGCGACACCTCAGTCTCTGCAGCCTCAGCACCTCAGCAGCAACCACCATCTGCGAGCACCGGCATTACAGGAAGAAGGTGTACTGCCAGCC GGCCTCCAAGAGCTACATCAAGAGGCCGCTTGCTGCAGCAGGCTGTGGGGGACACCGCGAAAAGGGTCACCCTCGCAGCTGCGCGAAATGAGCTAGCCGAAAAATTATTGGAGGAGTCCCGCAAG CAAACTGCTGAGCTGCAGGCGCTCAACGACCAGGTTGGCAGGCTGGCCGACGCAGTGGAGCGGCAGGCAGACGCCCTGGAACGGCAGCTGAGGCCAATTTCGGAGTTGGCCACAGTCATGGCCTCATTTATTGCAAATTATACGCCACAAGCTTAG